A region from the Medicago truncatula cultivar Jemalong A17 chromosome 6, MtrunA17r5.0-ANR, whole genome shotgun sequence genome encodes:
- the LOC25496512 gene encoding F-box/kelch-repeat protein At3g23880, with protein sequence MGKFTQQDFPYGGKHSIGQPYHSIAGSCNGIICLALPMPRGNVIKRSELVLWNPTIRKFKRFLYFETPRDAYGCTLFGFGYDHIIDGYKIIALSFYRCGTNIFKTQARVNTVGTDSWRMINGQLPLSNGRFELLKFVSGALNWISYRDDGNNSVISFDLVNESSRELLQPDYGGESMPDVILSVLRDCLCIFALTRQFSSVWLMKEYGNEESWTKLFHVPYMEEDPFHPFHGKPLWIFEDDKVLMECMSLQNRKMNMAIYDFKSGTLCPNISKAGVWNDPEVCTESLISPKSLISPDF encoded by the coding sequence ATGGGTAAATTCACCCAACAAGACTTTCCTTATGGTGGAAAACACAGTATCGGCCAACCATACCATAGTATAGCTGGCTCTTGCAATGGAATCATTTGTTTGGCTCTGCCTATGCCACGAGGTAATGTTATAAAACGCAGCGAACTTGTTTTATGGAACCCTACCATTAGAAAATTCAAAAGATTTCTGTATTTTGAAACTCCAAGAGACGCTTACGGTTGTACATTGTTTGGCTTTGGATATGATCATATTATTGATGGTTACAAAATTATTGCTCTTTCTTTCTATCGATGTGGTACAAACATTTTCAAAACTCAAGCAAGGGTTAATACCGTGGGTACTGATTCTTGGAGAATGATTAATGGGCAGTTACCTTTATCAAATGGTCGTTTTGAATTGTTGAAATTCGTGAGCGGTGCACTTAATTGGATTTCATATAGGGATGACGGTAATAATAGtgttatttcttttgatttggtGAATGAGTCGTCTAGAGAACTTTTGCAGCCTGATTATGGAGGGGAGTCTATGCCTGACGTGATCTTGAGTGTCTTGAGGGATTGTTTGTGTATCTTTGCACTCACTCGCCAATTTTCTAGTGTTTGGTTGATGAAGGAATATGGAAATGAAGAGTCTTGGACTAAATTGTTTCATGTTCCTTACATGGAAGAAGATCCGTTCCATCCTTTTCATGGCAAGCCACTATGGATTTTTGAGGATGACAAAGTGCTAATGGAATGTATGTCATTGCAGAACCGGAAAATGAATATGGCCATTTATGATTTCAAAAGTGGTACTTTGTGTCCAAATATTTCAAAAGCCGGTGTTTGGAATGACCCTGAAGTTTGCACCGAGAGTTTGATATCACCTAAGAGTTTGATATCACCTGATTTTTAA